In Camelina sativa cultivar DH55 chromosome 16, Cs, whole genome shotgun sequence, a single window of DNA contains:
- the LOC104749829 gene encoding E3 ubiquitin protein ligase DRIP2-like: MEGGNMVVRVKRETVVACMTCSLCDNLLRDATTISECLHTFCRKCIYEKITEDEIESCPVCDIDLGGTPLDKLKPDHILQDLRTKLFPLKRKRESVSSNTLPARRKERSISSLVVSTPRVSAQAGTTGKRTKTATRKDVRGSGSFTKRVVKKEEEFGDDNTESASSPETLKQFTQNKRQSSCAEPNQSLSNRRNKSGDEPWDSKLHSWKPLNFLVEVANGTEDPKSEHGNASHNDVEGSKTKTKEKKRKCKLEEEISNNGDPTTSETATLKRTCRTRRKRSSSFGDSIISPLPGVASLNQERRKGPVWFSLVASINQDGETSLPQIPANYLRIRDGSIPVSHIQKYLMKKLDLKSETEVEIRCMGESVLPTLQLHSLVDLWLETTSKHERVAACVGSSAKEFVMVLVYGRKLPESNN, encoded by the exons ATGGAAGGAGGAAACATGGTGGTCAGGGTGAAGAGAGAAACGGTGGTGGCATGCATGACTTGTTCTCTCTGTGACAATCTCCTCCGTGACGCCACTACCATTTCTGAGTGTCTTCATACGT TTTGCAGAAAATGCATTTATGAGAAAATCACAGAGGATGAGATAGAAAGCTGTCCAGTATGCGATATTGACCTCGGTGGTACCCCCCTGGATAAACTAAA GCCTGACCACATTTTGCAAGACTTGAGGACGAAATTATTTCCCCTGAAAcggaagagagagagtgtgtctTCCAACACATTACCTGCAAGGAGGAAAGAGAGGTCTATCTCGTCTTTGGTGGTAAGCACACCTAGGGTTTCAGCACAAGCTGGTACAAcaggaaaaagaacaaaaactgcCACGAGGAAAGATGTGCGAGGTAGCGGTTCATTCACTAAGAGAGTTgtgaaaaaggaagaagaatttGGAGATGATAACACAGAGAGTGCAAGCTCGCCTGAAACACTTAAACAATTCACTCAGAATAAAAGACAG TCTTCATGTGCTGAGCCCAACCAGTCCCTTTCtaatagaagaaacaagagtGGTGATGAACCTTGGGATTCCAAATTGCATTCTTGGAAACCTCTAAATTTTCTTGTTGAAGTGGCGAACGGAACAGAGGACCCAAAATCTGAGCATGGAAATGCATCCCACAATGATGTTGAGGGgagtaaaaccaaaacaaaggagaagaaaagaaaatgtaaacttgAGGAAGAGATCAGCAATAACGGTGATCCTACAACATCAGAAACTGCTACTCTTAAAAGAACGTGTAGGACTCGCCGAAAaaggtcttcttcttttggtgaTTCAATAATTTCACCATTACCAGGTGTAGCAAGCTTGAATCAGGAGAGGAGAAAAGGTCCTGTTTGGTTCTCACTTGTGGCGTCAATTAATCA GGACGGAGAAACATCTTTGCCTCAGATTCCAGCAAACTACTTGAGAATAAg GGATGGAAGTATTCCAGTTTCTCATATCCAAAAGTACCTCATGAAGAAGCTTGATCTTAAAAGTGAAACCGAG GTGGAGATAAGATGTATGGGAGAATCAGTGCTCCCAACGTTGCAGCTTCATAGCTTAGTGGACTTATGGTTGGAAACAACTTCTAAGCATGAAAGAGTCGCTGCGTGTGTTGGTTCCTCTGCAAAGGAATTTGTGATGGTGCTAGTTTATGGGCGGAAGCTCCCTGAAAGCaacaactaa